A genomic stretch from Astatotilapia calliptera chromosome 4, fAstCal1.2, whole genome shotgun sequence includes:
- the LOC113021066 gene encoding trinucleotide repeat-containing gene 6A protein isoform X2, whose product MAPIRDSVSHSPNQTGLDHPGLDSQYEPPPWSSGSPCSSDGNSNWGKALVDGSTDTPNNPSSTSSSVWPPSSFSCSSSSSSSGCGSGSDPESASECMDADSSSSIGSERNLAATTVMMMSANASSSSATSSPTSSLGNAAMMVSVSMNGDGNGNSHQVVGAGMETISSANNGNNMSEPSHYSMAGSNSIGSNNMSNHNNKLVNNGGVWGTPSGSNVIPTGGSTPCINGGLNPNTLNPNANHGAWPQNSIPNPASQGQRPPQAQGIGSKLGMAPQQAPLLGWGGMAAPDNSSMMQDTEVNNGTLSSNSGNGGLKPTNLNTESNGPNNTITMNTTTTTTNATMTSSPPNSTASPQLSGDCSWGSIGGGTGGPLANGNPSSAPQHPQGELGGSGAFGTPWGAATYPVDKGPPNADTVNPQIPSTAAYKSNNNHNNTGAPRWDQGPSNTPNQPQSNLSCGIGSNQILGSTGQTAGNGNQTTMGPPAAIPRPWGSSASLSSSSSSTTPSNNPSDAGSHKGSSSNNGWKSLEDDAMGMGGAVGGSGSHGLGSVTGGWGRSGGSEGSGESSGGRSSSDRESIQTKGGRSRKSPNPASVLSLLVRAEVDPRVLSNTGWGQTPIRQNTAWDVNSPNNNQNQGTRGDERKLSSGSSGWGKTTPAAPSQTSGGWGGGPGSSGIDTGSSGWGEQKPTSGWDSKSPLNGGAGHSGWDDGASCKGNNSSSNTWSNNINKDDRSSTWSNTSKPQQGWGSSSANVSDTWGASGETTRPSSNSHWGEPQKGAGSVGWDSDSDRSGSGCWSEPSRTNTSSSNTWVGSGGSNTPDGSTPNPGSTWGEPVLKPKPQSTTQGWAEPSKNNTGAQNWGEPNPKPSNEWGKGPESNMSRGSQGQNKPTGWLGGPMPTVGQKEEVSTGWEEPSPESIRRKMEIDDGTAAWGDPGKYSGGSVNMWNRTGQPDQEAVGPSPQHQSHPTHMSMQHVNQDKSSGSGWGEPYPQQKESASWGEPSAAPPVTVDNGTSAWGKPNDKSYSWGDGRDSRESGSGWGSQHKSAPGPKRMDTWCSDEMGNSWDQEEEVEIGMWSNNQQDSRSHDQVTWNYKHKSSTKMNKPVNKQDDPWMKPFIGQFSSMNFSRDSPDDSIKTGAGMVQDKRMDMGSIGDFNGVMGKNSGSRHHLHKDSTMDRSSYYDKLSPSAYDIPASDELSSNQSMSLSPSNSAQSVSCLNSGPSASHSSSGAAGQNVNPMLGGNTVAQGRGGPQSQPPPQPSLRNQVPPPILPAQVPSSLLKYPGGNGGLNPLFGPQQMAVLNQLSQLNQINQINQLQRLLLQQQQQKVQSQRPMPMGRQTEQTRPIGSSPSPMQPPRHMDPSLLKPAAPLKPYLDNYMSHSTPEMLKDAATLGSFSNFPLNLNSNLNVPLDMGVGGGSGGGVSYKEPPQSRLKKLWATDPPEQTSKPGAMSSGLRLEDSSFYDLISPGPSPLSPPGQSMGSVGDGWPPRANSPPPHGNTVTWPPEFRPGEPWKGYPNIDPETDPYVTPGSVINNLSINTVRDTDHLRDRNNGPSSSLNTTMPSNSAWSSIRASSHSGSLTSTAQSTSARPSESKWSPGSSVSNSSLAHELWKVPLPPKALSVAAPSRPPPGLTSQKPSPASSGWDGSALRLGGWSTAESRYTPGSSWGDSSSSGRTQWLVLKNLTPQIDGSTLRTLCMQHGPLITFHLNLPHGNAVVCYSSKDEATKAQKSLHMCVLGNTTILAEFASEEEISRFFAQGQSMATPSSGWQTLGSSQSRMDQSHPFPSRASEPNQWNSSDLHSSSLWGGPNYSSSLWGTPSGTEAGRISSPSPITSFLPVDHLTGGGDSM is encoded by the exons ATGGCTCCCATTCGGGATTCCGTCAGCCACTCCCCTAATCAAACAG GTCTGGATCATCCTGGCTTGGATTCGCAGTATGAGCCTCCCCCCTGGTCGTCTGGCTCTCCCTGCAGCAGTGACGGCAACAGCAACTGGGGCAAAGCCCTAGTAGACGGAAGCACCGACACCCCCAATAACCCTTCTTCAACCAGCTCTTCCGTCTGGCCTCCCTCATCTTTTTCTtgctcatcctcttcttcctcttctggcTGTGGATCAGGATCAGACCCTGAGTCGGCATCAGAATGCATGGACGCAGACTCTAGTTCCTCAATCGGCTCAGAGAGGAATCTTGCTGCTAcaacagtgatgatgatgtcagcAAATGCTTCTTCGTCATCTGCAACTTCTTCCCCCACCTCTTCTTTGGGGAATGCTGCCATGATGGTCAGCGTTTCAATGAACGGAGATGGCAATGGCAACAGTCATCAGGTGGTTGGCGCAGGTATGGAAACCATCAGCAGTGCAAATAATGGAAATAACATGTCTGAGCCCTCACACTACTCCATGGCTGGGTCCAACAGTATTGGCAGCAATAACATGagcaaccacaacaacaagctTGTCAATAACGGTGGTGTATGGGGCACCCCTTCAGGCAGCAATGTGATCCCCACTGGCGGAAGCACCCCCTGCATCAATGGAGGGTTAAACCCAAACACTTTAAACCCAAATGCCAACCATGGTGCCTGGCCACAAAATTCAATCCCAAATCCAGCATCCCAGGGCCAACGGCCTCCACAGGCTCAGGGGATAGGTTCCAAACTAGGTATGGCTCCCCAGCAGGCCCCCTTGCTGGGCTGGGGCGGCATGGCAGCTCCAGACAACAGCAGTATGATGCAAGACACCGAGGTGAATAATGGTACATTAAGCAGCAACAGTGGAAATGGTGGCCTAAAGCCTACCAACCTTAACACTGAATCCAATGGACCAAATAACACTATCACAAtgaatactactactactactactaatgcCACAATGACCTCTAGTCCACCAAACTCTACCGCCTCACCCCAACTCAGCGGGGATTGTTCTTGGGGTTCCATTGGAGGAGGGACCGGGGGTCCGCTGGCCAATGGAAACCCCTCGTCAGCACCCCAGCACCCCCAAGGAGAACTGGGGGGCAGTGGGGCATTCGGTACGCCTTGGGGCGCAGCTACCTACCCTGTAGACAAGGGCCccccaaatgcagacactgtGAACCCCCAAATCCCCTCTACTGCTGCTTATAAGAGTAATAATAACCACAATAACACTGGGGCCCCACGCTGGGACCAGGGGCCCTCCAACACCCCAAACCAGCCTCAGAGCAACTTGTCCTGTGGCATTGGCTCAAATCAAATCCTTGGCTCTACAGGCCAAACAGCAGGAAATGGAAACCAAACGACGATGGGGCCCCCAGCAGCAATACCTCGCCCCTGGGGGAGCAGTGCGTCCTTGTCCTCATCGTCGTCTTCCACAACGCCTAGTAACAACCCTTCAGATGCTGGAAGTCACAAAGGAAGCTCTTCTAACAATGGCTGGAAAAGCCTGGAGGATGACGCCATGGGAATGGGAGGAGCAGTGGGAGGCAGTGGAAGCCATGGCTTGGGGAGTGTCACAGGAGGCTGGGGTCGCTCTGGGGGAAGCGAGGGAAGCGGTGAGAGCTCCGGAGGCCGTTCTAGCTCAGACAGAGAGAGCATCCAGACAAAGGGGGGAAGGAGCAGAAAAAGTCCCAATCCTGCATCAGTACTATCACTTCTGGTCCGGGCTGAAGTGGACCCGAGGGTCCTGTCCAACACTGGATGGGGACAGACGCCCATACGGCAGAACACTGCCTGGGATGTCAATTCTCCAAATAACAATCAGAACCAGGGCACCAGGGGAGATGAAAGAAAGCTTAGCAGTGGAAGCTCCGGCTGGGGCAAAACGACACCGGCAGCTCCCTCCCAGACATCTGGAG GCTGGGGTGGTGGGCCAGGCAGCTCAGGCATAGATACAGGAAGTTCTGGCTGGGGAGAGCAGAAACCAACTTCTGGCTGGGACAGCAAAAGCCCACTGAATGGAGGAGCTGGGCATAGCGGCTGGGATGATGGAGCCAGCTGCAAGGGtaataacagcagcagcaacacctgGAGCAACAACATTAACAAAGATGACAG atcCAGTACCTGGAGTAATACCTCCAAACCACAGCAGGGCTGGGGTTCCAGCAGTGCAAATGTAAGTGACACCTGGGGTGCCAGTGGAGAAACCACCAGACCAAGCTCCAACAGCCACTGGGGAGAGCCCCAAAAAGGCGCAGGCTCAGTAGGTTGGGATAGCGACAGTGACCGGTCTGGTTCTGGATGTTGGAGCGAGCCGAGCCGTACCAACACCAGCAGCAGTAACACCTGGGTGGGGAGCGGTGGATCAAATACTCCAGACGGGAGCACTCCAAATCCAGGCTCCACCTGGGGAGAGCCAGTCCTCAAACCCAAACCTCAGAGTACCACTCAGGGCTGGGCTGAGCCATCGAAGAACAACACTGGAGCCCAGAACTGGGGTGAGCCCAATCCTAAGCCCTCTAACGAGTGGGGAAAAGGTCCTGAATCCAACATGTCCAGAGGCAGTCAAGGTCAAAACAAGCCCACAG GCTGGCTGGGAGGCCCCATGCCCACAGTAGGTCAGAAGGAGGAAGTGTCGACTGGGTGGGAAGAGCCTTCTCCAGAGTCCATCCGCCGAAAAATGGAGATCGATGATGGAACTGCAGCTTGGGGAGACCCAG GCAAATACAGCGGTGGGTCTGTCAACATGTGGAACAGGACTGGTCAACCAGACCAGGAAGCTGTGGGCCCCTCCCCTCAGCACCAGTCCCACCCAACCCACATGTCAATGCAGCATGTTAACCAGGACAAAAGCTCCGGTTCTG GTTGGGGTGAGCCATACCCCCAACAGAAGGAATCCGCATCATGGGGGGAGCCTAGTGCTGCTCCGCCTGTGACTGTGGACAACGGGACGTCTGCCTGGGGAAAGCCCAATGACAAGAGCTACAGTTGGGGTGACGGCAGGGATAGCAGGGAGTCTGGGTCAGGATGGGGCAGTCAGCATAAGTCTG CTCCAGGTCCCAAGCGCATGGACACATGGTGTAGTGACGAGATGGGAAATAGCTGGGACCAGGAAGAGGAAGTGGAGATCGGCATGTGGAGCAACAATCAACAGGACAGCAGATCCCATGACCAAGTCACCTGGAACTACAAGCATAAAAGCTCTACTAAG ATGAACAAACCAGTCAACAAACAGGATGATCCCTGGATGAAACCCTTCATCGGCCAGTTCAGCAGCATGAACTTCTCT AGGGACTCCCCTGATGACTCCATTAAGACTGGAGCCGGGATGGTGCAGGACAAGCGTATGGACATGGGCAGTATTGGGGACTTCAATGGAGTTATGGGGAAGAATTCTGGGTCTCGGCACCACCTCCACAAGGACTCCACCATGGATCGCAGTTCTTACTATGACAAG CTTTCACCCTCTGCTTACGATATCCCAGCTTCTGATGAACTCTCCTCCAATCAAAGCATGAGCCTTTCCCCCTCCAATTCTGCTCAGTCTGTCTCTTGTCTCAATTCTGGGCCGTCTGCTTCCCACTCTAGTTCTGGGGCTGCTGGGCAG AATGTAAACCCAATGTTGGGCGGCAACACCGTAGCACAGGGCCGAGGTGGCCCCCAGTCCCAGCCCCCTCCTCAACCCAGTCTTCGTAATCAAGTGCCTCCACCCATCCTGCCCGCTCAG gtTCCTTCATCCCTGTTGAAGTACCCGGGAGGCAATGGCGGTCTGAACCCTCTGTTTGGCCCTCAGCAGATGGCTGTTCTCAACCAGCTGTCACAGCTAAACCAGATCAACCAGATCAACCAATTACAG CGTCTTCTCctccagcagcaacagcagaagGTTCAAAGCCAGAGACCCATGCCTATgggacgtcagactgaacag ACACGTCCAATTGGTTCCTCTCCATCACCGATGCAGCCACCACGACACATGGACCCCTCGCTGCTGAAGCCGGCCGCGCCCCTCAAGCCGTACCTGGATAACTACATGTCCCACAGCACCCCTGAGATGCTGAAGGATGCTGCCACTCTTGGATCCTTCAGCAACTTCCCTTTAA ACTTGAATTCTAACCTGAATGTACCCCTGGACATGGGTGttggtggtggtagtggtggtggagTGAGCTATAAAGAGCCACCCCAGTCCAGACTGAAGAAACTTTGGGCTACCGACCCTCCGGAGCAGACCAGCAAACCTG GTGCTATGTCGTCTGGGCTGCGTCTGGAGGACTCCTCCTTCTATGACTTAATTTCTCCTGGCCCCTCTCCCCTGAGTCCTCCCGGCCAATCAATGGGCTCGGTGGGCGATGGCTGGCCACCTCGTGCCAACTCCCCCCCGCCCCATGGAAACACTGTCACCTGGCCCCCAG AGTTCCGGCCCGGGGAGCCTTGGAAAGGTTACCCCAACATTGACCCTGAGACTGACCCATATGTGACCCCCGGCAGTGTCATCAACAACCTCTCCATCAACACCGTCCGCGACACAGACCACCTCAGGGACAGGAACAACG GGccatcctcatcactgaacaccACGATGCCTTCTAACAGTGCCTGGTCATCCATTCGTGCCTCCAGCCACAGCGGTTCCCTCACCAGTACAGCACAAAGCACTTCAG CCAGACCCAGTGAGTCAAAGTGGTCTCCCGGCAGCAGTGTGTCAAACTCCTCCCTAGCTCATGAGCTTTGGAAGGTCCCCCTGCCTCCCAAGGCGCTGTCTGTGGCGGCCCCCTCCAGACCACCGCCTGGCCTCACCAGCCAGAAGCCCAGCCCTGCCTCCTCTGGCTGGGATGGCTCTGCCCTGAGGCTGGGGGGCTGGAGCACCGCTGAGTCCAGATACACACCTG GTTCCAGTTGGGgtgacagcagcagctcagggaGAACCCAGTGGCTCGTTCTGAAAAATCTCACACCTCAG ATTGACGGCTCTACATTGAGGACTCTGTGTATGCAGCACGGCCCTCTGATCACATTCCACCTCAACCTGCCACATGGTAACGCTGTGGTATGCTACAGCTCCAAGGATGAGGCCACTAAGGCCCAGAAGAGCCTGCACAT GTGTGTTTTGGGGAACACTACTATTCTGGCTGAGTTTGCCAGCGAGGAGGAAATCAGCCGTTTCTTTGCACAAGGGCAGTCAATGGCCACTCCCTCCTCTGGCTGGCAGACCCTCGGCTCCTCTCAGAGCAGAATGGATCAGTCTCACCCCTTTCCAAGCCGCGCTTCTGAACCCAACCAGTGGAACAGCAGCGACCTTCACAGCTCCTCCCTCTGGGGTGGGCCCAACTATTCCAGTAGCCTGTGGGGGACTCCCAGTGGCACCGAGGCAGGGAGGATCAGCAGCCCTTCTCCAATCACCTCCTTCCTCCCAGTGGATCACCTGACAGGGGGCGGGGACTCCATGTGA